Proteins from a genomic interval of Medicago truncatula cultivar Jemalong A17 chromosome 3, MtrunA17r5.0-ANR, whole genome shotgun sequence:
- the LOC112420125 gene encoding uncharacterized protein, which produces MWDKSLIDVCSSMSFAHVIVVSGRVILTGEDVVVVNVYAPCEQIAKRDLWDRFLIPKVNSLQRFNDFHPISTVGYMYKVLAKVLVNRLRAVMGSVVSDSQSAFVKGKQILDGILIANETVDEARHLKKELILFKVDFEKAYDSVDLIILIM; this is translated from the exons ATGTGGGATAAATCTCTTATTGATGTCTGTTCCTCTATGAGTTTTGCTCACGTCATTGTTGTCAGTGGTAGAGTCATTCTCACAGGggaagatgttgttgttgttaatgtgtATGCGCCTTGCGAGCAGATAGCTAAAAGGGACTTGTGGGACCG CTTTTTGATTCCGAAAGTGAATAGTTTGCAAAGGTTTAATGACTTTCATCCTATATCTACGGTGGGGTATATGTACAAGGTGTTAGCGAAGGTTTTAGTCAATAGGCTTCGTGCAGTCATGGGTAGTGTGGTCTCAGATTCACAGTCAGCATTTGTTAAGGGGAAGCAAATTTTAGATGGTATCTTGATTGCAAATGAAACAGTTGATGAAGCAAGACACTTGAAAAAGGAGCTTATTTTgtttaaagttgattttgaaaaggctTATGATTCAGTGGACTTAATTATCTTGATTATGTGA